A genomic region of Alligator mississippiensis isolate rAllMis1 chromosome 4, rAllMis1, whole genome shotgun sequence contains the following coding sequences:
- the LOC132243244 gene encoding major histocompatibility complex class I-related gene protein-like yields the protein MAGGAWSTPCSRRLVPARAPSTSPSGRAVERPQKALRVCRAHCPEQQEGWSRAQGKQGDPGAVGVLLLPGLEMGGSHFYHHFYTGMSNPSTDVSRFTAVGYVDDQQILHYDSETRRQEPCRDWVQGAVDPDFWDGETVTLRGWQRGFAANLVTLQHHYNQSRGSRPLQLTYGCELHEGHSTGGHMQFGYDGGDFISYDPCTHTWVAGTTQAQCTQYKWNEAKAMLQSARAYLEETCIAWLWQYLQHGEAALQSKRPVAQMSDRPSSRDGRTTLSCRVHSFYPKDVAVIWLQNGEAQPQETSCSGVLPSGDGTYQTWTTIEIDSSSNHSYTCSVEHVSLGAALRVAWDKGRTGE from the exons ATGGCAGGTGGCGCCTGGTCCACGCCCTGCTCCAGGCGGCTGGTCCCCGCGCGAGCCCCGTCCACGTCCCCGTCTGGCCGTGCCGTCGAGCGGCCCCAGAAGGCGTTGCGTGTCTGCCGGGCCCATTGCCCCGAGCAGCAGGAAGGCTGGAGCCGGGCGCAGGGGAAGCAGGGCGACCCGGGCGCTGtcggcgtcctgctgctgccgggaCTGGAAATGGGGG GCTCCCACTTCTACCATCATTTCTACACGGGGATGTCGAATCCCAGCACGGACGTGTCCCGTTTCACTGCCGTGGGCTACGTGGACGACCAGCAAATTCTCCACTACGACAGCGAGACGCGGAGACAGGAGCCGTGCAGGGACTGGGTGCAGGGGGCCGTCGATCCAGACTTCTGGGACGGGGAAACTGTGACCTTgcggggctggcagaggggaTTTGCCGCGAACTTGGTCACCCTGCAGCACCACTACAACCAGAGCAGGG GGTCTCGCCCTCTCCAGCTCACGTACGGCTGTGAGCTCCACGAAGGCCACAGCACTGGAGGCCACATGCAGTTTGGCTACGACGGGGGAGACTTCATCAGCTATGACCCATGCACGCACACCTGGGTAGCAGGGACAACGCAGGCCCAGTGCACCCAATACAAGTGGAATGAGGCTAAGGCCATGCTGCAGAGTGCAAGAGCCTACCTGGAGGAGACCTGCATCGCGTGGCTGTGGCAGTACCTGCAGCACGGGGAGGCAgcgctgcagagca agcgcCCCGTGGCACAGATGAGCGACCGTCCGTCATCACGGGATGGACGCACCACCCTGTCCTGCCGGGTCCACAGCTTCTACCCCAAGGACGTGGCTGTCATCTGGCTGCAGAACGGGGAGGCACAGCCCCAGGAGACGAGCTGCTCGGGGGTCCTTCCCAGTGGAGACGGGACCTACCAGACCTGGACCACCATCGAGATCGACTCGAGCAGCAACCACAGCTACACCTGCAGCGTGGAGCACGTGAGCCTGGGTGCAGCCCTGAGAGTGGCCTGGGACAAGGGCAGGACGGGTGAGTGA